A DNA window from Trichosurus vulpecula isolate mTriVul1 chromosome 2, mTriVul1.pri, whole genome shotgun sequence contains the following coding sequences:
- the LOC118837500 gene encoding interstitial collagenase-like has product MKSLLPLLILCLTGSHCFPAHLEIKEQDREMVQNYLEKFYDLKTVGVKLTKNKDSSPVVEKLKKMQGFFGLKVTGKPDNETLTMMKQPRCGVPDVSRFAVTEGNPKWEKKDLTYSIENYTPDLAREDVDNAIRKAFKVWSDVSPLTFTKISEGEADIKISFYYGDHRDNSPFDGPNGILAHAFQPGPGIGGDAHFDEDEKWTKDHRNYNLYRVAAHEFGHSLGLSHSSDIGALMYPSYAFSDPNDIQLSQDDIDGIQAIYGPSDNPIQPTGPTTPQACNRKLTFDAVTTLRGEKMFFKDRFYLRKSPYDSEAEVNLISLFWPSLPSGIEAAHEVTEHDIVRFFKGDKYWATRGQDVLPGYPRSIHRSFGFPTTVKKIDATFSDEYDGKTYFFVGNKYWRYNERRRSMDAGYPKLITNDFPGIGSKVDAVVSDNEFLYFFSGTRQYKFEPQTKRVVALLKTNSWFNCGNY; this is encoded by the exons ATGAAGAGCCTTCTCCCTCTGCTCATCCTCTGCCTCACAGGCTCCCATTGCTTCCCTGCACATTTGGAAATTAAAGAGCAAGACCGAGAAATGGTCCAG AACTATCTTGAGAAATTCTATGACCTAAAAACTGTTGGAGTGAAACTTACAAAGAACAAAGACAGTAGCCCAGTTGTTGAGAAGCTCAAGAAAATGCAGGGATTCTTTGGATTGAAAGTTACTGGGAAGCCAGATAATGAAACTCTAACGATGATGAAACAGCCTAGATGTGGGGTCCCTGATGTGTCTCGGTTTGCCGTCACTGAAGGAAATCCTAAGTGGGAAAAGAAAGACCTTACCTACAG tatTGAAAACTACACACCAGATTTAGCAAGGGAAGACGTGGACAATGCCATCAGGAAAGCATTTAAAGTCTGGAGTGATGTGTCCCCCTTGACATTCACCAAGATCTCTGAGGGTGAAGCAGATATAAAGATCTCTTTTTACTATGGAG atcATCGTGATAATTCTCCCTTTGATGGTCCCAATGGAATTCTTGCTCATGCCTTCCAACCAGGCCCAGGTATTGGAGGGGATGCTCATTTTGATGAAGATGAAAAATGGACAAAAGACCATAGAA attaCAACTTGTACCGTGTTGCTGCCCACGAGTTCGGCCATTCTCTGGGTCTTTCCCATTCCTCTGATATTGGTGCCTTGATGTACCCCAGCTATGCTTTCAGTGACCCCAATGATATCCAGCTTTCTCAGGATGATATTGATGGCATTCAAGCCATCTATG GGCCCAGTGATAATCCCATCCAGCCAACAGGACCAACAACACCACAAGCCTGTAATAGGAAATTAACCTTTGATGCTGTCACCACACTCCGGGGAGAAAAAATGTTCTTCAAAGACAG GTTCTACCTCCGTAAGAGCCCCTATGATTCAGAGGCAGAAGtcaatttaatttctctgttctGGCCAAGTCTCCCAAGTGGGATTGAAGCTGCTCATGAAGTTACAGAACACGACATAGTCAGGTTCTTCAAGG GTGACAAGTATTGGGCCACACGGGGACAGGATGTGTTGCCAGGTTACCCCAGGAGCATCCACAGGTCGTTTGGTTTTCCTACAACTGTGAAGAAAATTGATGCTACTTTTTCTGACGAATATGATGGAAAAACATACTTCTTTGTAGGGAACAAGTACTGGAG ATATAATGAACGCAGAAGATCTATGGATGCAGGTTATCCAAAACTGATAACAAATGACTTTCCTGGAATTGGGAGCAAAGTTGATGCTGTTGTCAGTGACAATG AGTTCTTGTATTTCTTCAGTGGAACAAGGCAGTATAAATTTGAACCCCAAACCAAGAGAGTTGTAGCTCTTTTGAAGACCAACAGCTGGTTTAACTGTGGAAACTACTGA